Proteins from a genomic interval of Equus quagga isolate Etosha38 chromosome 13, UCLA_HA_Equagga_1.0, whole genome shotgun sequence:
- the PPP1R15B gene encoding protein phosphatase 1 regulatory subunit 15B, with amino-acid sequence LRVGGLELPPPAAAGPALPTPEQDHGYHSLEEEHGLPRTHAGAERAARPACGNRLIDYILGGGPAESGSDGEDAADDGFDSGSSLAESDPEPDAEGLSRCAPRPPGGAPDAEGGPAAGGAEAAARAGADEAESLRLWNAFCRSDDPYDLFNFKAPFRTGRSRRGRRDSAGPPEPGAPSCGAARGPGRARGRRKKVTFFEEVTEYYIRGDEDRKGPWEEFARDGCRFQKRIQETEDAIGYCLTFEHRERMFNRLQGTCFKGLDIFEQC; translated from the exons CTGCGCGTGGGGGGGCTGGAGCTCCCGCCGCCGGCCGCCGCGGGGCCGGCGCTGCCCACGCCCGAGCAGGACCACGGCTAccacagcctggaggaggagcacGGGCTGCCGCGCACGCACGCGGGGGCCGAGCGCGCCGCCCGGCCGGCCTGCGGCAACCGGCTCATCGACTACATCCTGGGGGGCGGCCCGGCGGAGAGCGGCTCGGACGGGGAGGACGCCGCGGACGACGGCTTCGACAGCGGCAGCTCGCTCGCCGAGTCGGACCCCGAGCCGGACGCCGAGGGCCTGAGCCGCTGCGCCCCCCGGCCCCCGGGAGGCGCCCCCGACGCCGAGGGGGGCCCGGCCGCGGGCGGTGCGGAGGCCGCGGCGCGGGCGGGCGCCGACGAGGCGGAGAGCCTGCGGCTCTGGAACGCCTTCTGTCGCTCCGACGACCCCTACGACCTCTTCAATTTCAAGGCCCCTTTTCGGACCGGGAGAAGCCGGAGAGGCCGTCGCGACTCCGCGGGGCCGCCCGAGCCCGGCGCGCCCTCGTGCGGGGCGGCGCGGGGGCCGGGCCGCGCGCGCGGCCGGAGGAAGAAG GTAACCTTCTTCGAAGAAGTCACTGAGTACTATATAAGGGGTGATGAGGATCGCAAAGGACCATGGGAGGAATTTGCACGAGATGGATGCAGGTTCCAGAAACGAATTCAAGAAACAGAAGATGCTATTGGATATTGCTTGACATTTGAGCACAGGGAAAGAATGTTTAATAGACTCCAGGGCACATGTTTCAAAGGACTTGATATTTTCGAGCAATGTTAA